The proteins below come from a single Mugil cephalus isolate CIBA_MC_2020 chromosome 7, CIBA_Mcephalus_1.1, whole genome shotgun sequence genomic window:
- the LOC125010073 gene encoding junctional sarcoplasmic reticulum protein 1 isoform X1 has protein sequence MSREQMEESYETFEEELGPSRADPPPQKPVRPIHRPEMYATRKIREQDMAPAPQPPRAEPKTVPRQSSTPKLTSLHKSLSIQNLAEIQPWENVTLNRCLFVAITILVLTSGFQRLHETLRGQRAAEEDEEEAGLMVRRSGTLRHRGQPPEPETSLWEVMFWWLPDLDDEDEEEDDDDEQVGRGKSRRGVKARATRGLRNKPLPDKKLLKQRDSKLKGRRAKKAWDEEIKEKKGRVKKKEPEIEDEEDDDEGEEETVPKKNKKSKQKKEKKNTQKG, from the exons ATGTCGAG ggaACAAATGGAAGAAAGCTATGAGACATTTGAGGAGGAGTTGGGGCCATCAAGAGCAGATCCTCCTCCACAGAAGCCTGTTCGACCGATCCACAGACCAG AAATGTATGCCACTAGGAAAATCAGAGAG CAGGATATGGCTCCAGCTCCACAGCCACCAAGAGCAGAACCCAAGACGGTACCCAGACAAAGCAGCACCCCCAAATTAA CATCCTTGCACAAATCCTTGTCCATCCAGAACCTGGCTGAAATCCAACCATGGGAGAACGTCACCTTGAACCGCTGTCTCTTTGTGGCCATTACCATCCTGGTGCTCACCTCAGGCTTCCAGAGGCTCCACG aaacCTTACGGGGtcagagggcagcagaggaagatgaggaagaagctGGACTGATGGTGAGACGGTCAGGGACACTACGACACAGAGGTCAACCACCAGAG CCGGAGACGTCTCTGTGGGAGGTTATGTTCTGGTGGCTGCCAGATCTTGACgacgaagatgaagaagaggacgaCGATGACGAACAGGTCGGGAGAGGAAAATCAAGGAGGGGAGTAAAAGCACGAGCGACAAGAGGTCTCAGAAACAAGCCACTGCCAGACAAAAAACTCCTCAAGCAACGAGACAGTAAATTAAAGGGGAGAAGAGCCAAGAAAGCCTGGGATGAAGAAAtcaaagagaagaaagggagagtTAAAAAGAAGGAACCTGAAAtagaagatgaagaggatgatgatgaaggtgaagaagagACGGTCCccaagaaaaataagaaatcaaagcaaaagaaagaaaagaaaaacactcaaaaagGATGA
- the LOC125010073 gene encoding junctional sarcoplasmic reticulum protein 1 isoform X2: MSREQMEESYETFEEELGPSRADPPPQKPVRPIHRPEMYATRKIREDMAPAPQPPRAEPKTVPRQSSTPKLTSLHKSLSIQNLAEIQPWENVTLNRCLFVAITILVLTSGFQRLHETLRGQRAAEEDEEEAGLMVRRSGTLRHRGQPPEPETSLWEVMFWWLPDLDDEDEEEDDDDEQVGRGKSRRGVKARATRGLRNKPLPDKKLLKQRDSKLKGRRAKKAWDEEIKEKKGRVKKKEPEIEDEEDDDEGEEETVPKKNKKSKQKKEKKNTQKG, encoded by the exons ATGTCGAG ggaACAAATGGAAGAAAGCTATGAGACATTTGAGGAGGAGTTGGGGCCATCAAGAGCAGATCCTCCTCCACAGAAGCCTGTTCGACCGATCCACAGACCAG AAATGTATGCCACTAGGAAAATCAGAGAG GATATGGCTCCAGCTCCACAGCCACCAAGAGCAGAACCCAAGACGGTACCCAGACAAAGCAGCACCCCCAAATTAA CATCCTTGCACAAATCCTTGTCCATCCAGAACCTGGCTGAAATCCAACCATGGGAGAACGTCACCTTGAACCGCTGTCTCTTTGTGGCCATTACCATCCTGGTGCTCACCTCAGGCTTCCAGAGGCTCCACG aaacCTTACGGGGtcagagggcagcagaggaagatgaggaagaagctGGACTGATGGTGAGACGGTCAGGGACACTACGACACAGAGGTCAACCACCAGAG CCGGAGACGTCTCTGTGGGAGGTTATGTTCTGGTGGCTGCCAGATCTTGACgacgaagatgaagaagaggacgaCGATGACGAACAGGTCGGGAGAGGAAAATCAAGGAGGGGAGTAAAAGCACGAGCGACAAGAGGTCTCAGAAACAAGCCACTGCCAGACAAAAAACTCCTCAAGCAACGAGACAGTAAATTAAAGGGGAGAAGAGCCAAGAAAGCCTGGGATGAAGAAAtcaaagagaagaaagggagagtTAAAAAGAAGGAACCTGAAAtagaagatgaagaggatgatgatgaaggtgaagaagagACGGTCCccaagaaaaataagaaatcaaagcaaaagaaagaaaagaaaaacactcaaaaagGATGA
- the sf3a2 gene encoding splicing factor 3A subunit 2, which translates to MDFQHRAGGKTGSGGVASASESNRDRRERLRQLALETIDINKDPYFMKNHLGSYECKLCLTLHNNEGSYLAHTQGKKHQTNLARRAAKEAKEAPAQPAPAKVKVEVKKFVKIGRPGYKVTKQRDPETGQQSLLFQIDYPEVAEGIGPRHRFMSAYEQRIEPPDRRWQYLLLAAEPYETIAFKVPSREIDKAENRFWTHWNRETKQFFLQFHFKMEKAVSQSTGPPPPANVKRPPPLMSGVGPRPPNDSLPPPPPGGMPVPPLPPGAPGTHQMPHQMPMPPMPMRPPPPDVLAMSNN; encoded by the exons ATGGATTTCCAGCATCGAGCTGGAGGTAAGACGGGGAGCGGTGGGGTGGCGTCTGCCTCTGAGAGTAACCGCGACAGACGAGAGCGGTTACGTCAGCTGGCCCTGGAGACCATTGACATCAACAAAGACCCCTACTTTATGAAGAATCACTTGGGATCATATGAGTGTAAACTTTGTCTGACTCTTCATAACAATGAG GGAAGCTACTTGGCTCACACACAAGGAAAGAAACATCAGACGAACCT agcAAGGAGAGCAGCTAAAGAAGCAAAAGAAGCTCCTGCTCAACCAGCACCAGCGAAGGTTAAAGTTGAGGTCAAGAAGTTTGTAAAAATTGGTCGACCAGGATACAAAG TAACCAAACAGAGGGATCCAGAGACCGGGCAGCAGTCTTTACTTTTCCAG ATTGACTATCCAGAGGTCGCTGAAGGAATCGGACCCAGGCATCGTTTCATGTCTGCTTACGAGCAGCGCATCGAGCCTCCAGATCGTCGCTGGCAGTATCTGTTGTTGGCTGCTGAACCATACGAGACTATTGCTTTCAAG GTCCCCAGTAGAGAAATTGATAAAGCAGAAAACCGCTTCTGGACCCACTGGAACAGAGAAACTAAACAG TTCTTCCTGCAGTTCCACTTCAAAATGGAGAAAGCTGTTTCCCAGTCCACTGGTCCACCACCTCCTGCCAATGTGAAACGCCCCCCTCCGCTTATGAGTGGAGTTGGACCTCGTCCACCAAATGACTCtctgccccctcctccaccaggaGGCATGCCTGTTCCTCCCCTCCCACCTGGTGCCCCAGGTACTCACCAAATGCCCCACCAGATGCCGATGCCCCCTATGCCAATGAGGCCGCCCCCTCCAGATGTTCTTGCAATGTCTAATAATTGA